The stretch of DNA TTCACCTTTGGCACCCTCGCCGGATGGGACTGCAAGCGGGTCGAGAACCGCGACATCTGGACCCCGGGGCAGCACGAGATGGCCGAGGGCTACTCAGAGGTGCTCGGCCGGGTGGACGCGGGGATGTGCGTGGTCATCGGCCTGGCCGGCCTGGGCTGCGACACCTACAGCTTCTACCTGGAGGCCAACAGCACGGAGGACAAGCTGTCGAACCCTGTCTTCGCCTGGTACTACGAGAAGCTTTTCTCCAACTACTTCGGAGACGTCGGCGTAGCGGCCGAGGGAGCCGCCACCTTCATGAAGGATCCGGTGGTCGAGGTCCCCACGCTGGCCGTCGCGGTCGTCACCAATCTCCTCAGCTTCGGGCTGGACCTCGCCCGGCTCGGCGAGGCCATCGTGGAGGACTACGTCTACCAGGGGCGGTGAGCGGACCGTAGCGGCCGAACAGCCACTGGCGGGGCGCGGCTCAGCGCTTCAGCTCGTCGTAGGAGGGCACGGCGCGCCAGCTGCCTTGCGGCAGTTTGGAGCGGACGCCGCGATCCTTCGTGACGGAGCTGTCGACCCGCTGGGTCGTCAGCTCCGCGCCGTCCCACTTCCACTCGACGATGTGCTCCCCCTCTTCCTCCTTGGGGAACAGCATGATGCGGACCGTCCCATCCTCACTCTGCGTAGGCGTGCTCCAGTACCAGCGCGACTCGTCGTAATCGGAGGAGAGGACCACCTGCTGCTCCATCCGCTTCTCCGTCAGGCGCGTGAGCTTCAGCACCGTGGAGCACCCGCCCATGTGGCAGCCCGGGCCCTCATCACTCAGGAAGACGTCCGTGCCCTCGCGGGTGCGCAGCCGCAGGGTGGCCTCGCCCAGCGTGGGGCTGTTGGTGGGGTAGTAGCGAAGCTGCTTCCACTGTCCCTTCACGTGCGCCAGCAGCACCCGTCGGCCGAAGGTGCCGCGGGTGACGCCGGAGAACTCGTAGCCCTCGCACCCATCGAGCGCGACGAGGGCCTCCTTGCGTTCGGGCTCGAGAAAGGAGCCCATCGCCACCCCGCTGAAGGTGGGCGCGCCCACATCGCCCGCGGGGAAGGCCAGCGGGCAGCGAGGGCAGACGAGCAGATCCTTCTCCGCCCCCTGGGGACGCTCGAGGACGGGCTCCACGCCGCACACCGCGCGCATCAGCTCGAGAGGATCCTCGCTCGCTTCCGTGCCCTCCGTGGCCGGTGCGCTCGGGTTCAGCCCCGCGCACGCGACGAGCAGGCCCCGGCGGCAGGCCGTGGCCGCGTAGGCCTCGGCGGCCTTGGGGTTGGGGGGAAGAGTCGAGGCGAGCCGGCGCGACTCCGCCAGGCATGCCTGGCTGTCTCCCAGCTCGCATGCGGCCGAGCAGTCTCCGGCGTCGCAGGCGCGCTTGGCGAGCGCCTTCGCGGGCTGGGCGCCCTTGAACCAGCCACGCAGTCCCCCGCGTGCGAGCGACAGACAGGCCGCGGCCACACCTCCCTCGCAGGCCTTCGTCTCGAGTTCCTGGACACCCTTCAGCTCGGGCTTCTCCGCCTTCAGCAGCGCTTGCGCGACGAGGTGACACGCCGAGGCCACACCTTTGTCGCAAGCCCCGCGGCACGCGTCCTGCTCAGAGCCCTTCGACGCCACACACAGGCTCTCGCATTCGCGCTGTCCCCCAGAGCGACACCCTCCCTGAATGAGCTCGAGGGCGCGGCTGTACTCCTCGCGCTGCTCCGGTGTTGCCGCGAGGACGTCCAGCGTCTGGACGATGCGAACAGCCCGCTCCGTGCATGAGGCTTTGTGACCGAGGGTACACGCCTTGTCCTCGAGTTCCCGTGCGCGCGCCGCGTCGGTGGGAGTGCGGGCGAGGAGGGAGGCAGCTCCCGAGCAACCTTCCGCGAGCTGGGCATCGCAGGTGCGCGAGAAGAGCTTCAGCGCCTCGGCCTCGTTCTTCGGCGTGCCCAGGCCTTCGGCGTGGAGGCTGCCCAGGCGGAGGCAGCTCGTGAGGGCTTCCTTCTCACAGGCGCGCTGGTAGAGCTTGAACGCCTCCTCGGGCTGTTTCTCGGCCTCGGCCTGCCGTGCCTTCGCTTCGAGCTTGGGGCCGCTGTCGCATGCCGCACTGGTGGCCAACAGGAGCATCCACAGCACACTGTGAAACCACTGCCGGACACATCCTCGAGGGCCGAACTGGGTGCGCACCTCGCCATTACACGCGACACATTCGTGCCGCTCAAGGACGCGATCGGGCGTGGGCTCAGCGAGAGCGGACCTTCTCAATAGCCGCGCTTCCGGACCGCGAGCGCGCCGGCCAGGAAGAGGGCCCCCATCAGCATCAGGCAGCCAGACAAGGTCCAGAGCTGCCCGGAGTCCCTATAGCGCGCGGTTCCGGCCGGATCGTACGGCTTGTAGAGAACCTCCACGGTTGTCCCCGGCGGATGGCGGCCAGGTTGTCCATAGTAGAGGGTGGTGGTGTGCACGATGCCGTCCAGATCCGAGAACTCGACCACCTCCGGGTGGCCCTTGAACATGCGGTACTGGCCGCTTCCTCGGCTGCTCGCGGTGACCACTACGGCGTGCGCCTGCTCGGCGTTCAAGACGAACGACGCGGTGCGGAGGAAATCAAAGCCCCCAATCGCCAGGCAGCAAACGGCGAGGACGACCGTGATCCGGAAACGAGTCTCAAGAGAAGCCACGGAAAAAAGATAGCCGCCCGTCACTCGCGGAGGAACGGAAAGAGAACGCCGCGCAGCACACCCGCCCTCCTGCACTCGTCAGCAGCTCTCCTCTTCCTCTCTGCTCTCCCTCCTCCTCATTCAGCAAGACGCCCTCCTCTGAGCACTTCCGCTCGGAGGAGGGCGTAGTACTGTCCCCCCAAACGGTGGGCCGGCCGTTCGTCAGTTCGCGAGGTGCAGGATGAACGCTGGGGCCCGCTGTTGGATTCTCGTCGCCGGAGTGCTGGGAGCGCTGTGGGGTTGTGGAGAGTCGTCGTCCGCGCAGGGGGGACGCCCGAGCGAGCCGGAGGTTCCCGAGCGAGCCGCGAGCTGGACGGTGAGCAGCAACCCGCGCCTGCCGACAACCCACCTCACGTCGGTGCTGCTGCCCTCAGGCAAGGTGCTCGTCGCCGGCGGAGACACCGCGGAGCTGTATGACCCGGAGCGGGACAGCTGGACCGCCACGGGCCGCCTGCTCGAGCCGCGCCGCGAGTACACGATGAGCCTGCTGCCCTCGGGCAAGGTGCTCGTCGCCGGGGGCGTCAGCGTGGCTTCGAACGCGGTCCTCGCCAGCGCGGAGCTGTACGAGCCCTCCACGGGCACCTGGAGCGCCACGGGCAGCATGACCCACCCGCGCCACTGGCACGCCGCCGCCGCGCTGCCCTCGGGCCAGGTGCTCGTCGCGGGAGGAGACGATGGAACGGGGATGATGGGCCAGCCGGGAGAGCTGGTCCTCGCCGAGCGCTACGACCCGGCGACGGGGACCTGGACTCCGGTGGCCTCCATGACCGACCGCCGCGCCAAACACACCGCCACCGCGCTGCCCTCGGGCCAGGTGCTCGTCGTGGCCGGATGGGTCCAAGGGTATGGCAAGGGCAACGGAGTCATCGCCAGCGCGGAGCTCTACGACCCGGCCCTGGATACCTGGACCCGCATTCCCGCGGGAGGGCGCTTCAATCACACCGCGACCCTGCTGCCTTCCGGCAAGGTGCTCGTCGTCGGCGGGATGGGCTTCACCAACCCGGTCACCCAGGTGGAGCTCTTCGACGCGGCGCTGAACACCTGGGCCGACGTGGCCAGCCTGCCCGCGGCGCAGCTCTTTCCCGTCACCAGCGTGCTGCCCAACGGCAAGGTGCTCGTCGCGGGAGAATGGGCCGTCGTGGGCTCCCACGCGCAGGTGTACGACCCCGCGACGGACACCTGGGCCCAGACCGCCGACCTGAACCGGCCCCGGGCCGTCGCCAGCTCCGGCGCCACGCTGCTGCCCAACGGCAAGGTGCTCGTCGTCGGAGGCGCGGCGGACGCGGAGCTGTACGACCCGGGCACGTCTCCTTAAGAGACGGCTCCCCCAAGTTCGACTTGTTCGCCTGCGTGGGGTGGGGAGCTGTCCTGCTGGACAGCCGCGCCGGCTTCCTCCGGAACCCGAAGCAGCTCGTGGGACTCACTGGTTCGGCACCATCTCCACGCTCCACACGGTGCCGGTACCGGTGGCCGCCGCGTTGACGCCCTGGGCCGCGTCGGTACGGTTCAGGTAGTCCCCCTTCCACGACTTGAGGTGGAGCGGCATGCCACAATAGGGGAAGGGCGCCGGGGCGGTCGTGGGGTTGGTGGGGGTCTGGGCGAGCGCGTTGGCCAGCAGGACGGAAGCGATGGAAACAAGCATCGTGGTAATTCCTCACATCTCAGGGCCCCACGCCTGCGAGGACTGTCTCGCCGGGAGTACTCCGCGGCTGTCTCATAGCAACCAGCAGGCCAGACCCTTGGAGCCTACGTGTCAGAGAAAATGCGGGGTGACGGAGACGGGGCTCGATGCCTTTGACATGCCAGCCGACACGTCTCGAAGCGGGCTGACATGTCAGTCTCCAGGTGAAGCCTGACCCCTGGCTGAGCTGGGCGCCCCGGCTGGCAGTGCTGGCATCTTCCCTGCATTGCCGACGCGCGGACTCTGGCCCTCCAAGCAATGGGGCCTTTACCGGAGATGAATACAACCATGCGCAAGTTCTTGACGGTCTTCTCGCTGGGTAGCTGTCTGCTGATGACGGGTGCCGGAGCGCAGACGCCGCCCGCTCAGGCCACCCCGACTCAGACGCCCGCGAATGCGTGCTACCTGTGGAAGGGGCGTGGAGGTGCTCCCGAGGCGAGCTACATGGCTACCCATGCGAGCTGCCGTCCCTGGAATAGCAATTCCGGGTGGAGCTTCATCAAGAAGAACAATGGGGTGGACTACTATCGCGGAACCTTCCAGGCCGCCGCGGCCACCCCCTCCACTTGGGCGGTCTACGCCGACTTCGGCTCGGCGGCTGTCACCTCGAAGGCGGACTACGATTCCTTCGTCGCCAATACCAAGGTGTCCGGCTCATGCGGCGAATGCCTGCGATGACTGCCTTTTCCGGGGTGCTTGTCGCGGTGACCCTTAACACAAGACCTGGCCGAGCGAGCTCCAGTACTTCAATGCGGCGGGCACGAACATCAAGACCGAGACGCGCTCCCAGTACACCTGCGAGGGAAACGTCTGCAGCCCGACCGAGGGCAAGATGGTCGACAACACACGGGGCAACTGGACCCGACTTGTCCGCAAGAGCTGGAAGGTGAACGGGGCCATCGCCGACACCGTCTTCACGAAACGCAGCCTGGAGGAGTAGACGCGGCCCAAGCCCCCGCCATGCACCGGATGGGAGCGCGCTCTGGGCAACGGGGATGTATGCGGGAGTGGGGGGATGGAGGATTTATCAGAATCTTGATACACTCCTCCACCGAACACTTCCCCTCACCCGCAGCACCTACAAGCAATGCCATTGAACAGATCCGCTTCATGGATGAGTGTCGTTTCGCTGGGACTGGCCGCCTGCAGTAACGCGCCCAGCGAGGAGAGTCGTACCCCCGTGGCCTCAGTGCAGTCGGCGCTGAGCCACAGTCAGCGCACCCCCGCGGGCACGGGGGCGGTGCCTCTGCACGTCGTGGTGGAGCTGACCGAGCCCCCCACGGCGGTAGAGTACCAGGCCAAGCTGAACAGCACGCCGGCGGATGCGACGCTAAGCTCCCAGCAGCTGGCGACCCGGGCCGCGATGGAGCAGCTCACGTATGTCGAGCGCGAGCAGGCCCGCTTCGCCGGCCGCGTGCAGACGGCGGCCATTCCCGGCACCCGTGAGATGTACCGGCTGCAGCGCGTCTACAACGGCATCGTCTATGTCACCGACGAGCAGGGCCTGTCCCAGCTGCGCAGGCTGCCAGGCGCACGCGCGGTGCATGTGCTGCCGGTGCTCACCGCCGACAACGCCTATGAGGTGCCGTTCGTCGGCGCCAACCAGCTGTGGTCGCTCGGTGTGCCGCTCCGCGGCACGGGCATGAAGGTGGGCATCATCGACACGGGTATCGACTACCTGCACGCCAACTTCGGCGGGCCCGGGACGGTCGCGGCTTACACCTCGAACAACAAGAACCTCATCGAGCAGGGCAGCTTCCCCACCGCGAAGGTCGTGGGCGGCTGGGACTTCGCCGGAGCCGCGTACAACGCCGCCAATAGCGCGACTTCGATTCCGCTTCCCGACGCGGACCCGCTGGATGGCAACGGCCACGGCACCCACGTGTCCGGCACCGCCGCGGGCCTCGGCGTGCAGGCGGACGGCACCACGTACCGGAGCTCGTACGAGGTGAGCCTGGACACCACCGCGATGCGCATCGGGCCCGGCGTGGCCCCTGAGGCGCAGCTCTTCGCGCTCAAGGTGTTCGGCGACAATGGCGGCTCGACCGCGCTGGCGCCGCTGGCCGTCGAGTGGGCGACCGATCCCAACGGGGACGGCAACTTCAGCGATCGGCTGGACGTCATCAACCTCTCGCTGGGCGGGGCGATCGGCAGCCCCAACGACCCGAGCGCCGCCTTCTACACCAACGCCGTCAATGCGGGCGTCGTGGTGGTGGCTTCGGCGGGTAACAACAACGACATCTACTTCGCCACCGGCTCGCCAGGTGCCACACCCTCGGTGCTGAGCGTGGCGGCCTCCACGGTGGGCTTCTATCCCGCGGCTATCCGGGTGGACGCGCCGGCATCGCTGGCGGGCCTGATCCCGGCGGGCACGGCCTCGTTCGGCCCTGCGGCGCCTACGCCGGTGTCGGGTAACGTCGTGGTCGCCGCGCCGCTGGAAGGCTGCGGCGCCCTGACCAACGCCGCGGAGGTCGCGGGGAAGGTCGCGCTCTTCGTCCGCGGGACGTGCGCGTTCGCGGACAAGGCCGTGAACGCCCAGCAGGCGGGGGCCATCGCCGTGCTCATCTACAACAACGCGCCTGGGGACCCGCCGGGGCTCGGCGGGACTGGCAACGTCACCATCCCGACCCGCGGCCTGGCCCAGTCCGACGGTGATGCCATCCGCGCCGCCATCGCCGCGGGTGAGACCGTCACCGTCACCCTCCATGACGCGTTCCGCGTCTCGCTGCCGGAGCGTGGGGACACCATCACCAGCTTCAGCTCCCGCGGACCGGTGCGCAACCTGGCCCGCCCGATGCTCAAGCCCGACATCACCGCCCCTGGCTTCAACGTCGTGTCCGCCGGGGCGGGCAGCGGCAACAACTCCGTCGCCCTGAACGGCACCTCCATGGCGTCGCCCCTGACGGCCGGTGCCATGACGCTGCTGCGCCAGCAGCGGCCGACCTGGACCCCGTTCGAGCTGAAGGCGCTCGCCATGAACACGGCGGGCCATGATCTGTTCAACGTCCCCACCGCGCCCCGTCTGCGTGTCAGCCCGACCCGCGTCGGCGCCGGCCGCGTCGACGTGGCGGCGGCGGCGAACGGCTCGGTCATCGCGTACTCGGCAGCGGCTCCGGAGTGGGTGAGCGTCAGCTTCGCCACCATCGACGTGAGCACCGTGGCGAACGAGGTCCAGGCCATCCAGCTGAAGAACAAGGGCCAGGCCAGCGAGACCTACAACGTCACCCTCGACGCCGCGGTGGCCCCGCCGGGCGTCACCATCGCCCCGTCGTCGACGAGCGTCACGGTCGCCGCCAACGCCACCGCCGAGCTCAACCTGACCCTGACCGCCGACCCGGCGGCCATGGTGCGCCAGCGGGACGCCACCACGGTGACCAGCGGGCTCTCCACCCCCAATGCGCTGCGCCACTGGCTGTCCGAGGCGTCGGGCTACGTCGTGTTCACGCCGCAGTCCGGCAACGGGCCCACGCTGCGAGTGCCGTACTTCGCCGCGCCGACCCCGGCGTCCAATCTGACGGCCACCTCCCTGCCCGCCACCGGCACGTCCGGCACGGCGAACCTCTCCATCACCGGCACCGGCGTGAACACCCTCTCGCTGGCCACCACGCCGCAGCAGCAGGGCGTCCGCTCGCTGTCCACCGCGTTCGAGCTCGCCTACGCCAGCCCCAACACGGCGCCGATGGGCGGGCCCATCCCCGGGGGCTATCCGCTCGCGGAGACGGACATCGCCAACCTGAAGTACGTGGGCATCACCTCCAGCGGCACCAACCTGTTCTTCGCCCTCAACACCTGGGCACCCTGGGGGAGCCCGCTGGAGGTGGAGTTCGACGTCTACGTCCGCCGCGCGGGCGCTCCGAGCTGGGAGTTCGTGCTGTACAACTACGACTCGAACCGGCTCAACGCGAATGGCGCGTACAGCAACGTCTACATCTCGACGCTGGTGAACCTCGCCAGCGGGCAAGTGAGCCGCCAGCGGCCCCTGAACATCCTCGATGCCGGTACGCACGTGCCGCTGTACTTCTCCGACACCCTGGTGATGGGCGTCAGCACCACGTCGCTGGGCCTGACCGCTCCCAACACGGCCCTCGAGTACCAGGTGGTCTCGTTCAACACCCGCTTCGGGCTGGTCGACACCTCGCCGGTGCTCCGCTACGACCTCGCGGCCCCTGCGTTCACCACGACGCTGGATACCTCGCTGGAGCTGCCCGGCAGCAACCTGCCTCCGTTCCGGCTCGGCGCAGCGGGTGACGTCCCCGTCACCTACAACCTCACGCGGGCCCGCGCGACCCAGACGGGCGGCCTGCTGCTCGTGGCGCACCACAACGCCAACGGCCAGAAGGCGCGTGCGGTGTCCGTGGACGGCCTGACCTGCTCCAGCAACGCCTCATGCACCGAGCCTGGGGCCGGTGTGTGTGACACCCTGAGCGGGGCGTGTGTGGGATGCACCAGCAACGCCGACTGCGCCACGGGTTACTGCGACATCTACGGGACCCGTACCTGCCAGGCTGCGGTGGACTGCCGCCGGGCTGACGGTCCGGTGTGCCCCGCGAACTTCTTCTGCAGCCCGGACTTCGGGACGTGCCAGCCCAGCCAGGCGATCATCGCCACCCTCGTCGTGCCGCCCAGCAGCATGTGCCCCAATGGCGGCATCCAGGTGAACACCGGCTTCGACAACGACCGGAGCGGCCAGCTGGACCGGGAGGAGATCGTCCAGACCCAGTACGTCTGCAACGGGACCAACGGCGCCAGCGCCACCGTTGTGGCGGAGCCTGCCGGTGCCAACTGCGCCAATGGCGGTGTGCGGGTGCAGGTCGGCAACAACGCGCCGAGCTACGTCTGCAACGGGGAGAACGGCGCTGACGGCCTGAGCCCGACCATCACCACCGAGCCTCCAGGCGCCAACTGCGCCGAGGGCGGCCTCCGGGTGCAGGTTGGAACTGGGACGCCGGCCTACGTGTGCAACGGTGCCAGCTCCGAGCCCACCACGGTGACGCCTGAGCCGCAGGGGGACAACTGCGCCACCGGCGGTGTGCGGGTGCAGGTCGGCAGCAACACGCCGACCTACGTCTGCAACGGGCCCGCAGGTCCGACCGGGCCGCAGGGTCCCGAAGGCCCGGCAGGTCCGCAGGGGCCGCAAGGTCCCCAGGGCCCCGCGGGTGAGGGCGGCTGCAGCGCGGCCGGCGGCTCCTCGCTGTTGCCGCTGATGGCCTTCGTGCTGCTGGCACGCCTTGGCCGGTCGAGGTCCAAGGCGGGTGCGGCGGGGCGCAGGAAGCCCGCCGCCGGGTAGCGCCTGGGCTGTTGCGAAAAACTGGTGGGGCGGGCGTGCTGCCGCGTTGGGGCGCACGCCCACCCTGCCGGGTGTCGTGGCGGTGATGACGGAGCCCTTTGTGCCCGCGTCCTGGGGACAAGGGGTGGCCATACCCGCCCGGCCGAGTAAACTCGCGGCGCGTGGCCTTCGACAATCGCTTGCCCAACGTGGTCGCGTTCGGTGACAGCAACGAGTACGTATTCGGGCCGGCGTTGAAACGCTGGTTGGTCGCCGCAGGGCACTATCCGGCCGAGCAGATCGTCGTGAAGTACCGGGTGAGCTCGCGGCCCCGGAACTGGCTCGTGCCCGGCGATCGCCTGCACGCCAGCGACTTCGGCAACCTCTGGGGCACGCGCGGGCAGTTCCCCGAGGGCCCTTCGATCAGCGAAGCCCTCTCGCCCGCTACCACGCTGGTCGAGATCGGGCTGGGCGGCAACCTCGGGCTGTCGGCCACCGAGGTCCGTAGCGTGGTCGCGCTCATCGAACAGGTCGCGCGGCTTGCCCCCTACGCGCGCATTCTGTGGCGCGGCCTACCGCCCGCGACGGCGACCCGCGCTGGGAAGGCCGCAACGCGTGCGACAAAGCTCGGACGCTACAAGCGCAACGCGGCCCTCAAACGCGCGCTCGCACCGGCTGGCTTCGCGATCTTCGGCGCGCAGCTCACCGCCGGACACGACTCGACCGCGTTTCGCCGCGGCTACCTCGATCTCATCGCAATGCATGCGGGCGGCCCCGCCCCGAGCGACACCACGCACGTCGGGACCGACGCCGCGCTCGCGTACGAGCGCTCGGTGCTCGCGAGTGCGACCCATGCGGATGCGGTCGCCGGTGAGCAGGTGATCCGCGGGCCGTGGACCGAGTACGTGCGCTCGCGCGATACGATGGAGGTCCACGTGCCGCAGGCCGCCGCCGACGCCCTGGTGTCGCGGCA from Hyalangium ruber encodes:
- a CDS encoding tetratricopeptide repeat protein; protein product: MATSAACDSGPKLEAKARQAEAEKQPEEAFKLYQRACEKEALTSCLRLGSLHAEGLGTPKNEAEALKLFSRTCDAQLAEGCSGAASLLARTPTDAARARELEDKACTLGHKASCTERAVRIVQTLDVLAATPEQREEYSRALELIQGGCRSGGQRECESLCVASKGSEQDACRGACDKGVASACHLVAQALLKAEKPELKGVQELETKACEGGVAAACLSLARGGLRGWFKGAQPAKALAKRACDAGDCSAACELGDSQACLAESRRLASTLPPNPKAAEAYAATACRRGLLVACAGLNPSAPATEGTEASEDPLELMRAVCGVEPVLERPQGAEKDLLVCPRCPLAFPAGDVGAPTFSGVAMGSFLEPERKEALVALDGCEGYEFSGVTRGTFGRRVLLAHVKGQWKQLRYYPTNSPTLGEATLRLRTREGTDVFLSDEGPGCHMGGCSTVLKLTRLTEKRMEQQVVLSSDYDESRWYWSTPTQSEDGTVRIMLFPKEEEGEHIVEWKWDGAELTTQRVDSSVTKDRGVRSKLPQGSWRAVPSYDELKR
- a CDS encoding DUF3592 domain-containing protein, encoding MTGGYLFSVASLETRFRITVVLAVCCLAIGGFDFLRTASFVLNAEQAHAVVVTASSRGSGQYRMFKGHPEVVEFSDLDGIVHTTTLYYGQPGRHPPGTTVEVLYKPYDPAGTARYRDSGQLWTLSGCLMLMGALFLAGALAVRKRGY
- a CDS encoding Kelch repeat-containing protein, whose translation is MNAGARCWILVAGVLGALWGCGESSSAQGGRPSEPEVPERAASWTVSSNPRLPTTHLTSVLLPSGKVLVAGGDTAELYDPERDSWTATGRLLEPRREYTMSLLPSGKVLVAGGVSVASNAVLASAELYEPSTGTWSATGSMTHPRHWHAAAALPSGQVLVAGGDDGTGMMGQPGELVLAERYDPATGTWTPVASMTDRRAKHTATALPSGQVLVVAGWVQGYGKGNGVIASAELYDPALDTWTRIPAGGRFNHTATLLPSGKVLVVGGMGFTNPVTQVELFDAALNTWADVASLPAAQLFPVTSVLPNGKVLVAGEWAVVGSHAQVYDPATDTWAQTADLNRPRAVASSGATLLPNGKVLVVGGAADAELYDPGTSP
- a CDS encoding S8 family peptidase, which produces MASVQSALSHSQRTPAGTGAVPLHVVVELTEPPTAVEYQAKLNSTPADATLSSQQLATRAAMEQLTYVEREQARFAGRVQTAAIPGTREMYRLQRVYNGIVYVTDEQGLSQLRRLPGARAVHVLPVLTADNAYEVPFVGANQLWSLGVPLRGTGMKVGIIDTGIDYLHANFGGPGTVAAYTSNNKNLIEQGSFPTAKVVGGWDFAGAAYNAANSATSIPLPDADPLDGNGHGTHVSGTAAGLGVQADGTTYRSSYEVSLDTTAMRIGPGVAPEAQLFALKVFGDNGGSTALAPLAVEWATDPNGDGNFSDRLDVINLSLGGAIGSPNDPSAAFYTNAVNAGVVVVASAGNNNDIYFATGSPGATPSVLSVAASTVGFYPAAIRVDAPASLAGLIPAGTASFGPAAPTPVSGNVVVAAPLEGCGALTNAAEVAGKVALFVRGTCAFADKAVNAQQAGAIAVLIYNNAPGDPPGLGGTGNVTIPTRGLAQSDGDAIRAAIAAGETVTVTLHDAFRVSLPERGDTITSFSSRGPVRNLARPMLKPDITAPGFNVVSAGAGSGNNSVALNGTSMASPLTAGAMTLLRQQRPTWTPFELKALAMNTAGHDLFNVPTAPRLRVSPTRVGAGRVDVAAAANGSVIAYSAAAPEWVSVSFATIDVSTVANEVQAIQLKNKGQASETYNVTLDAAVAPPGVTIAPSSTSVTVAANATAELNLTLTADPAAMVRQRDATTVTSGLSTPNALRHWLSEASGYVVFTPQSGNGPTLRVPYFAAPTPASNLTATSLPATGTSGTANLSITGTGVNTLSLATTPQQQGVRSLSTAFELAYASPNTAPMGGPIPGGYPLAETDIANLKYVGITSSGTNLFFALNTWAPWGSPLEVEFDVYVRRAGAPSWEFVLYNYDSNRLNANGAYSNVYISTLVNLASGQVSRQRPLNILDAGTHVPLYFSDTLVMGVSTTSLGLTAPNTALEYQVVSFNTRFGLVDTSPVLRYDLAAPAFTTTLDTSLELPGSNLPPFRLGAAGDVPVTYNLTRARATQTGGLLLVAHHNANGQKARAVSVDGLTCSSNASCTEPGAGVCDTLSGACVGCTSNADCATGYCDIYGTRTCQAAVDCRRADGPVCPANFFCSPDFGTCQPSQAIIATLVVPPSSMCPNGGIQVNTGFDNDRSGQLDREEIVQTQYVCNGTNGASATVVAEPAGANCANGGVRVQVGNNAPSYVCNGENGADGLSPTITTEPPGANCAEGGLRVQVGTGTPAYVCNGASSEPTTVTPEPQGDNCATGGVRVQVGSNTPTYVCNGPAGPTGPQGPEGPAGPQGPQGPQGPAGEGGCSAAGGSSLLPLMAFVLLARLGRSRSKAGAAGRRKPAAG